ATTAATTTCCAAAAAATAACTtgatattaaaaatcaaatttctacAAAAACttatatttctaaaatacacACATTCCTTGCAGACCCTGATTACATCAGTGTTATCTTTCACAAGTCCTGGGAGTACCTAGGGTAAGGTTAAATGATATCTGCATGCATGCTTCTCTGATGTCCTTGTTTTGTCTGAACCTAACTAAAACTTTCTGATTTTCAGAATAATATTTGCCAGCAGCCAGAGTTGGTGGAAAAGCAACTATTTCCAATATTATCTGACTAGCAGTATGACAAAGTTTCCctcacaaataaaatataaagactaTTTCAGCTGAAATTTTCTGTAACAAGATATTTTTTGGTAAGTTCTTATTAAATCTTagttcttttgttttattctgtgGGAAAAGTAAATCAATGTAGAAATTTTGTTCAACTGCTGTTCAAATGTAAAATTTGTCAGGAAGTTGTGCCTAAAAAGAATACCAGGGATCTAACTGTGCATGAATGCAGAGTAGAGTATGCCTTGCCTCTCATCCTGGTAACTCCAGGGAACCTCATATACCGGGGACTGGTGATTATGCAACATCTGGTCATCCCCATGGACCAATTTCCATCAAAGATTGCTTTGCACGTCTCCAAGGACAAGAGTTCAAGGATTAAATGCAGCTGTGCTAAGCTTTGAAAAGTTGGTTGTATTTTCCCTTAGGAGCCACACAATGAAGAGCCCAGTGCTTTAGTTTTCCTTTGTAATGTTCTAAATTTATTCCTGTGGTGGTAGAGTAATTATTTCTTGAGAAATGATTAATCTATGACTGTAATCATCAGGGAtagaaagatatattttttacaatgaaattttatattttatatttaaatatatgtgtgaCACTATGCTAAGAGTAAATATGTCCATTGGATACAAAATAAAATCtccaaatataaaaagaataattctCCTAGAGGTGatcaaaactgattttttaagcTTTACTGAAGCATCATTGATACAGGAAGATTTATACACATTTACTGTATACTTATTAATGAatttagacctttgcatatatcCAAATGCCATCACCACATTCCAGGTTCTAAATCCAGCCGTCATCTCCAAAAATTCCCTTGTGTTCttctatgcatgtgtgtgttttgtggTAAAAAATGATTTCTAAAGATAACCACTACATACTAAAATACAGCATGtacaaaaataaagtgaatatataacaaaattcaaaaatgatatgaaaataaTCAAACAAATTTTGGTGAATGTCTGAGCTATTTTTGTTCATTGAATGATTAATTGTATTCTTCTATATTTGCATACTTATCATACTATATAGTCAGTATTCATCTGCATTTTATAACTAAAATTTCACAATATAATGTGACCAATTTTATACTAGCCTTTCATAAATCTCATAATTAAATGCCTTACGCATTGACTGATACCCCTTGACCAACTTTCCTCCAGAGTTCAGTTTGGTCACCGAGTTGTattctctttgtgacccaaggtctgtaacatgccaggcttccctgtccttcaccatcatctggagtttgctcagactcatgtccaatgagtctatgatgccatccaaccatctcatcctctttcatccccttctcctcctgccttcaatatttcccagcatcagggtcttttctaatgagtaggctcttcacattaggtggccaaagtattggagcttcagcttcagcatcagtccttccaagaatatttaggaattatttcctttaggattgactggtttgatctccttgcagcccaagggactcttaagagtcttcttcaacaccaagttcaaaagcatcgattattTAGttttcagccttctctatggtccaactcttacattcatacatgaccactggaaaaaccatagctttgactatatgatcctttgtcaacaaagtaatttCTGCCCCTCCAGAAAAGTttatcaaatattaaatatttcagtGAGGATTATTTGCCCAAGAAGAAGAAGACTCCAAAAAGGGGTAGACTAAATATCGgattacaatattataaattttcTGCTGATTCATGATAATGAAATCAATGTTTATGTAGATTTAAAAGTGAATCTTACAAGAAAGTTTTCCTATACATCCAGAATTTCAGGTAATATTTTATTGGTGTTGATAAAGAAGCTACATTTTTATGTGTTATACATTTGATGCAGGGCAATTCTATTCATCAGAAGACAGTGCTGCTAAAACAGGAatctttagaaattaaaatgccAGTGTAAACTTATTTGACAACAGACAAGTTTGGGAGCTAAACCAACTGAGAAACTCTCTGTTATTTTCAGTCTAAAGTCACCTCAATAACCATAGTGTTTGCAAAATTGTCAGAAGCAAGTTCTTGCTCAGTAATATCCCAATGTTGAAActcattttgttaaatttaagaTTATGCTTTCAGAACATTTATTTGTTTGACCATGACCATTTATTTTGTCATGTTGATACGAAGTCCTCATAAAACCGAGCTCCTCTGCTGAGTTTATGATTAACATCTTTATCCAAAATGTTATTCCCTTCCTTGTCCAACACCTGTTCCCCACAAAGTTGAGGATTATCAAAGAAAAGAGGGCTTGAAACCCAGAAGGACCTTGTGGGGCCCTCCCTGGTACAAATGCCATTTCTAGTCCCCAGTTTCCCATTTGTAGAAAGAAGGTTTTCATCCTCCTCGACCTTTCCTGAGTTCCGAGGACATATTCAAACAATAACGGTTTAGGTCAGTGAGCACACGTGGAAAGCAACAATAGTATAGTAATGGGCCAGTGTGCTGCTTCCTCCACAAGGGAGGCACGTAACAGTGCATGTCCCTGCGATCTGCTATAGGAACCAAGGCCCCACCCAGATGGAGCATGGTAGCTTCAGGCTGCACACAAGAACGGGGACCCCAGACTGGCTGGTACCAGAAGGTAGATCCTGGAACACCACCTTGTGACCTCACCACCCACCAATCAGAAGAAGGTCATGTATCCTACAGAACTCCCTGCAAATTTTGCCTATAAAACTTTTCCTTGAAAAGCATCTgggagtttgggtcttttgaacgtgtgtgggtgtgtgctaactcacttcagtcgtgtctgactctgtgcaattcAATGAAATGTAGTCTgccggctcctctgcccattggattctccagacaagaatgctgcagtgggttgccatgccctcctttaggagatcttccccacctagaaaTTGAATtctcatctcttatgtttcctgcgttAACAGGcgagtcctttaccactagccacctgggaagccctttgatcATGAACACCATATCCTCCTTGCTTAACCTTGGAATAAAGCTCTCTTTGCTCCAAATAGCAACATTTCTCAACAATACCTAACCAGTTGAATTCAATTACTTATAATCACCTATACAATGTATAACTCTGTATACATTCATTTCAATGTCCTAATACTAAGGAAAACatgatttgaaaagatatttataaataaaagatgTTGTGGTGAACCAAGgatgaaagagcagataaaaccaaggagggtcctggaatgcaggaacagaaaCACCGGACCCTTATGGTCCTTCCCTCCCCCgtgttgtaactattaatggattTCAGGTCCTCCTCAGCAGTATAAGTATagcctgtctcccctcctactcCATAGGGAGAAGGCATTTGCCTGACTCAGGAGAAGGCATTTGcctgactctggagaaggcaatggcaacccactccagtgtttttgcctggaaaaccccatggacggaggagcctggtaggctgcagtccgtggggtcgctaagactcggcacgacttgagcgacttcactttcacttttcactttcctgcattggagaaggaaatggcaacccactccaatgttcttgcctggagaatcccagggacgggggagcctggtgggctgctgtctatggggttgcacatagttggacacgactgaagcgactcagcagcagctgcagcagcccccCGCTCAGTATAcctgcctcatccaatcagcaaatggcCCGCCAGACCCCATCCCGCTCCTTGTACTACGGGTGTAAAAGTGGCCTAAGGACCCCTGTTCAGCGtcggttctcccttgagctggcccgctgttctaacagcatctcccactctaataaactttatttccctctccttCTGTCTCATGTCTAGAAATTCGTTTCCAACCCACGGCCAGACCCTGACAGATGTCTTTGAAATGATTTCTTAAATAGAATTTTCAACAAAACTAATAGTTTTTGAGTGCTAATGTGCACgtgtactcagttgctaagtcatgtccatttctttgggttaccagggactgtagcctgccaggctcctctgtccatggaattctccagcaagcatactggagtgggtggccattcctttttccaagggatcttcccgacctagggatcaaaccccggtcccctgcatttcaggcagactccttagtgtctgagccaccatctcTACAGATCCTATGCATGCCCTATAGATACCTCCAAAATGCCTCAGGAATTGTGCTATAGCCAGTGCTTTAttaatctacacacacacacacacacagtttattCAGTCTTTGAACTTAGAGAGGCATATTGTATTTGTTAAGAAATGGAACTCTGGTTTTTGAAATATTCTCTACTTCATAAAATGAAGTTTCATAGATAAATGGCAAGAATTTTAACTCTCACAGCAAAATGAATGGGCATTACCAAGAGATTTCTCTGTATTACCCAATGTCCTCTTATCACTTGTGTTTACACCTCATGAAAATTAATAACTCTAATCCCTCACCATTCCCTTCCGGCCACAGATTTATAATCGCTTTTATTATTTCTCTATGCTTTCACTTCCTCTAGGCTAATCAGCAATCATTTCTTGTTAATAGTATTTGAGTCACCATTTCTTAATCTACCAATTTTCTACTCTCAATTTGTTGATAATGGAGAAAACACCATGTCAAAACTTATAAAACATCAATTTAATAGTAGTTCAACATTTTGCAGTGTGATGGCATAATCATAGGTGGGGTTTAGCCACCATTCAGATGCTTTATGTATCTGTGCATGTCTATGTCTGAAAAATTTTAGTACTGAAATGAGCACCTTCCATGGTGATCCAGTATccatatcaacaaataaaatgataattcatctcctgcatttcatgaCTCTGTTAtcatttattttgtcttattcTTTCAGGGGTTACTCTACTAGTTCCCAGATTTTTGAGCCATTGAATGCCTGAAGCACTCTAGGTTTGGTTTAGTTGCAACGTGTACAGATTTGTCATGGAAACAGTTTTTGAAATGCTCTCAGGAGAGCATTTTTTACATCTTTGTTCCTCAAACTATAGATAAGCGGATTCAGCATGGGAATGACAATGGTATAGAATACAGATGCCACCTGTGCCTGGGTCAAGGAAGATGTGTTATCAGGCTGCAAATACGTGAAAATCAGGGACCCATAGAAGACGGTCACCCCCATGATGTGGGACACACAGGTGGAAAAGGCTTTCTGTCTCCCTGCTGCAGACCGGATCTGCAGGATGGCTGAGATGATGGCGATGTAGCTGACCGTGATGATGAAGAGAGAGCTAAGAAGGGTGAAACCAGCTAAAACAAAGATCACCATTTCTGTGCTGAATGCATCCACACAGGACAGAGCCAGAAGCGCTGTGGTGTCGCAGAAAAAGTGATTGATGCTGGCATCACAGAATGCCAATCTGCTGATCACACAGATGGAGACCAGAGAATTGGTGAAGCCGATCATGTAAGGGATGACTCCCAACCACCTGCACACCATCTGGGACATGACCATGGAATACAGTAAGGGATTGCAGATagccacatagcggtcataggccatggaCCCCAGAAGGAAACACTCACTACACACTAAACCCACAAAAAAGTACATTTGAACAAAGCAGCCAACG
This portion of the Capra hircus breed San Clemente chromosome 15, ASM170441v1, whole genome shotgun sequence genome encodes:
- the LOC102178000 gene encoding olfactory receptor 8I2 — its product is MAGKNFTEVTFFTLSGFANHPELQVSLFLMFLFIYLVTVLGNLGLILTIRFDSQLHTPMYFFLSNLAFIDIFYSSTVTPKALVNLQSIQKTISFVGCFVQMYFFVGLVCSECFLLGSMAYDRYVAICNPLLYSMVMSQMVCRWLGVIPYMIGFTNSLVSICVISRLAFCDASINHFFCDTTALLALSCVDAFSTEMVIFVLAGFTLLSSLFIITVSYIAIISAILQIRSAAGRQKAFSTCVSHIMGVTVFYGSLIFTYLQPDNTSSLTQAQVASVFYTIVIPMLNPLIYSLRNKDVKNALLRAFQKLFP